Sequence from the Paenibacillus tundrae genome:
GTGGTGTACCTGTCTTTGTATGCTGGATAAATCGTTCAGTAAGTGAGTCCAAATCATGATTATGGTGGCATGTCGGATGCCATTCAAGTGGCCGTTCAGGCAGTGTGAATTGCCCATGGGATTCAACGGTTCGTGCATAATCTAGGCCTAGCCACTCTAATTTGGTGCTAAGTGAACGATCATAGCCACCGTTGGGATAGGCCATTCCTCTTACCGGATAATCAACAAGCCGCTCCAGTGCTTTTCGATCTTCCATAATTTCTTCGGTGAGCAGTTCATCCGGCACATACGGCAACGTGGGGTGAGTGACAGTATGTACAGCCACCTCATGACCTGCATATAGCTCTGCAACCTCACCTTCATCAATTCTTCCCGCTTTACCGAGTACGCCGGAATTGAGATTAAATGTTCCACGCAACCCATACCGATTGAAAATATCCACTAGTCTGCGATCATGCACTACACCATCATCGTAACTAAACGTCAACGCTTTCATTACTCCACC
This genomic interval carries:
- a CDS encoding polysaccharide deacetylase family protein gives rise to the protein MGHRIQFDRYPGGVMKALTFSYDDGVVHDRRLVDIFNRYGLRGTFNLNSGVLGKAGRIDEGEVAELYAGHEVAVHTVTHPTLPYVPDELLTEEIMEDRKALERLVDYPVRGMAYPNGGYDRSLSTKLEWLGLDYARTVESHGQFTLPERPLEWHPTCHHNHDLDSLTERFIQHTKTGTPLLFYVWGHSYEFNDNDNWEIIERFGEQIGGRDDIWYATNIEIIAYWKAVKRLECSADRSIIHNPSSISVWLTADQQVVEVKGGETLRLQERIPLGERS